One region of Gymnogyps californianus isolate 813 chromosome 28, ASM1813914v2, whole genome shotgun sequence genomic DNA includes:
- the DCAKD gene encoding dephospho-CoA kinase domain-containing protein, with product MFLVGLSGGIASGKSTVVAVLRELGCAVIDADVIAREVVQPHFKAYRQIVHYFGTEILLENGEINREALGNIIFSQPEKRQLLNSITHPEIQKEMLKQILKYFVLGYRYVILDIPLLFETNRLTKFMKYTVLVYCDPPTQLSRLMKRNGLSQAEAEARIASQLPLDEKRKLASHVIDNSGDWESTRRQVLRLHACLEDSLDFLWARLAVGTVVAGLGGLVYLLLRHFIS from the exons ATGTTCCTAGTCGGACTCTCGGGTGGAATCGCGTCGGGGAAGAGCACGGTGGTGGCCGTACTCCGGGAACTGGGCTGTGCCGTGATTGATGCCGATGTTATTGCCAGAGAGG TGGTGCAGCCCCATTTCAAGGCCTATCGGCAGATAGTGCATTACTTTGGCACCGAGATCCTCTTGGAGAATGGAGAGATAAATCGTGAGGCTCTAGGAAACATTATCTTCTCTCAGCCGGAGAAACGGCAGCTGCTGAACTCCATCACCCACCCAGAGATCCAGAAGGAGATGCTGAAGCAGATCTTGAAGTACTTTGTGCTAG GCTACCGCTACGTGATCCTCGACATCCCTCTACTCTTCGAGACCAACAGATTGACCAAGTTTATGAAATACACGGTCTTGGTTTACTG TGACCCGCCGACGCAGCTCTCTCGGCTGATGAAGAGGAATGGGCTGTCCCAGGCGGAGGCAGAAGCTCGCATCGCCTCCCAGTTGCCGCTGGACGAGAAGCGCAAATTAGCGAGTCATGTCATTGACAACTCCGGGGACTGGGAGAGCACGCGCCGGCAGGTCCTGAGGCTGCACGCCTGCCTGGAGGATTCCCTGGATTTCCTCTGGGCACGGCTGGCGGTGGGCACGGTTGTAGCCGGGCTTGGAGGGCTGGTGTACCTCCTCCTCCGGCATTTCATCTCTTaa
- the NMT1 gene encoding glycylpeptide N-tetradecanoyltransferase 1, with protein sequence MADDSETAVRRPPARPPRPSAEENDHEHCSDCENEAEHGSNRGGLSPANDSGAKKKKKKPKRKKEKGGDQPDPAQDQPVKVNSLPAERIQEIQKAIELFSVGQGPAKTMEEASKRSYQFWDTQPVPKLGEVVNTHGPVEPDKDNIRQEPYTLPQGFTWDALDLGDRGVLKELYTLLNENYVEDDDNMFRFDYSPEFLLWALRPPGWLPQWHCGVRVVSSKKLVGFISAIPATIHIYDTEKKMVEINFLCVHKKLRSKRVAPVLIREITRRVHLEGIFQAVYTAGVVLPKPVGTCRYWHRSLNPRKLIEVKFSHLSRNMTMQRTMKLYRLPETPKTPGLRPMEHRDISAVHKLLTEYLKQFHLTPVMSRDEVEHWFLPQENIIDTFVVESAPGEVTDFLSFYTLPSTIMNHPTHKSLKAAYSFYNVHTKTPLIDLMSDALILAKSKGFDVFNALDLMENKTFLEKLKFGIGDGNLQYYLYNWKCPSMAPEKVGLVLQ encoded by the exons ATGGCGGACGACAGTGAGACAGCAGTGAGGCGGCCACCGGCGAGGCCTCCGCGGCCGTCGGCGGAGGAGAACGACCACGAGCACTGCAGCGACTGCGAGAACGAGGCGGAGCACGGCTCCAACCGGGG CGGCTTGAGTCCAGCAAATGACAGCGGagccaaaaagaagaaaaagaaacccaaacggaagaaagagaaaggaggagatcAGCCCGACCCGGCTCAGGATCAGCCGGTGAAG GTGAACTCTTTACCCGCTGAGAGGATCCAGGAGATTCAAAAAGCCATCGAGCTCTTCTCTGTAGGTCAGGGCCCTGCCAAAACCATGGAGGAAGCCAGCAAGAGGAGCTACCAGTTCTGGGACACGCAGCCGGTGCCCAAGCTAG GAGAAGTGGTGAACACCCACGGTCCTGTTGAGCCAGACAAAGACAATATCCGTCAGGAGCCATACACCTTGCCCCAAGGCTTCACCTGGGATGCCCTGGACCTTGGGGATAGAGGCGTG CTGAAAGAGCTGTACACGCTTCTGAACGAGAACTACGTGGAGGACGACGACAACATGTTCCGGTTCGATTACTCTCCAGAGTTCCTGCTGTG ggcaCTGCGTCCTCCGGGCTGGTTGCCCCAGTGGCACTGTGGAGTCAGAGTTGTCTCCAGCAAGAAGCTGGTTGGATTTATCAGCGCGATTCCAGCCACTATCCACATCTATGACAC AGAGAAGAAGATGGTAGAGATAAACTTCCTGTGCGTCCACAAAAAGTTGCGCTCGAAACGGGTGGCTCCAGTTCTGATCCGTGAGATCACACGGCGGGTTCATCTGGAGGGGATCTTTCAGGCTGTTTACACTGCAGGAGTGGTGCTGCCAAAGCCTGTGGGGACTTGCAG GTACTGGCACCGGTCCCTGAATCCTCGGAAACTCATTGAGGTCAAATTTTCCCACCTGAGCAGGAACATGACTATGCAACGTACCATGAAGCTTTACCGGTTGCCCGAG ACTCCCAAGACTCCCGGCTTGCGGCCAATGGAGCACAGAGATATCTCCGCGGTGCACAAGCTCTTGACCGAGTACCTGAAGCAGTTCCACCTGACGCCCGTCATGAGCCGAGACGAGGTGGAGCACTGGTTCTTACCTCAGGAGAACATCATCGACACATTTGTGGTAGAG AGCGCCCCAGGGGAGGTGACAGACTTCCTGAGCTTCTACACGCTGCCCTCCACCATCATGAACCACCCGACTCACAAGAGCCTGAAAGCTGCTTACTCCTTCTACAACGTTCACACCAAGACGCCTCTCATCGACCTCATGAGTGATGCTCTCATACTCGCCAAGTCG AAAGGATTCGACGTCTTCAATGCACTGGAtctcatggaaaacaaaaccttccTGGAGAAGCTGAAGTTTGGGATCGGGGACGGGAACCTGCAGTATTACCTGTACAATTGGAAGTGTCCCAGCATGGCACCAGAGAAG GTCGGACTAGTGTTGCAGTAA
- the PLCD3 gene encoding LOW QUALITY PROTEIN: 1-phosphatidylinositol 4,5-bisphosphate phosphodiesterase delta-3 (The sequence of the model RefSeq protein was modified relative to this genomic sequence to represent the inferred CDS: inserted 6 bases in 4 codons; deleted 2 bases in 1 codon), protein MWLLPVPPRARPRSRRGRPAPAQPQPRPXRRRPARLHRPGAPPTPGAXGGPGSPGVPGVPGAXWEHQEYREHRGYRGTGRTMICGRKARPAAEQPRSPSDGSGGPRRPGRALKKMGLTEDEDIQRMLRGSLLRKIKSRGGPRERLFRLQEDGATVCFEGRFGRARSQQSFSVMHIEGVREGHQSEGLRKYGAAFPERHCFTLVFKGKRKNLDLAARGEEDARHWVQGLTKLMGRLQAMSQPEKLDHWIHGVLQRADRNKDNKMSFREVKSMLRMINIDMDDVYAYKLFKECDRSGDERLEGRELEEFCRRLLRRPELEELFGRYSGEDRVLSAEELRDFLRDQGEDASLRQARAIIRAYELNEKARQQDLMMLDGFMMYLLSAAGDILNQEHTKVHQDMSQPLCHYFISSSHNTYLTRNQIGGTSSTEAYVRALMAGCRCVELDCWEGSDGEPVVYHGHTLTSKILFRDVIESIRDYAFKQSPYPVILSLENHCGLEQQATMARHMKAILGDMLLMQPLEGQDPHNLPSPEQLKGKVLVKGKKLPESWHEPQGVTSLLDPEEEEEEEEEEEEEEKLQERSSRRSLQSLQEIKPLQAKDASQVAPELSAVVVYCQAVPFPGLAHALRHPRPCEMSSFSERKARKLIKEAGPALVRYNARQLSRVYPLGLKMNSSNYNPQEMWNAGCQLVALNFQTPGYEMDLNAGRFLGNGCCGYVLKPPCLRXPPGEGRRRLALHVRVITAQQLPKLNREKGSSIVDPFVRVEIHGVPADCSKQQTHHKLNNGFNPRWEETLSFQLQAPELALVRFVVEDYDSTSCNDFVGQFTLPLASMREGYRHIHLLSKDGASLSPATLFVHVRCKSL, encoded by the exons ATGTGGCTCCTCCCGGTACCtccccgcgcccggccccggtcccggcggggccgcccagccccagcccagccccagccccgtcc ccgccgccgcccagCCCGGCTGCACCGGCCGGGGGCACCGCCAACACCGGGAG CCGGGGGACCGGGATCACCAGGAGTACCGGGGGTACCGGGCGC CTGGGAGCACCAGGAGTACCGGGAGCACCGGGGGTACCGGGGCACCGGC CGCACAATGATCTGCGGCAGGAAGGCTCGTCCCGCCGCCgagcagccccgctccccgtcGGACGGCTCCGGTGGCCCCCGCCGGCCCGGCAGAGCCTTGAAGAAAATGG GCCTGACGGAGGACGAGGACATCCAGCGGATGCTGCGGGGCTCCCTGCTCCGGAAGATCAAGTCCCGGGGGGGCCCCCGGGAGCGGCTCTTCCGTCTGCAGGAGGACGGGGCGACCGTCTGCTTCGAGGGGCGCTTCGGGCGCGCTcgctcccagcagagct TCTCGGTGATGCACATCGAGGGGGTGCGTGAGGGACACCAGTCGGAAGGTCTACGCAAGTACGGTGCCGCCTTCCCCGAGCGGCACTGCTTCACCCTCGTCTTCAAGGGCAAGCGCAAGAACCTTGACCTGGCTGCCCGGGGCGAGGAGGATGCCCGCCACTGGGTGCAAGGGCTCACCAAGCTGATGGGGCGGCTGCAAGCCATGAGTCAACCAGAGAAGCTCGACCA CTGGATCCACGGGGTCCTGCAGCGAGCAGACAGGAACAAGGACAACAAGATGTCCTTCCGGGAGGTGAAGAGCATGCTGAGGATGATCAACATCGACATGGATGATGTCTACGCCTACAAGCTCTTCAAG GAGTGCGACCGCTCGGGCGACGAGCGGCTGGAGGGCCGGGAGCTGGAGGAGTTTTGCCGACGGCTGCTGCGGCGgccagagctggaggagctTTTCGGGCGTTACTCGGGTGAGGACCGTGTCCTGTCGGCCGAGGAGCTGCGGGATTTCCTACGGGACCAGGGCGAGGACGCCAGCCTGCGCCAGGCCCGTGCCATCATCCGCGCCTACGAGCTCAATGAGAAGG ccaggcagcaggacCTGATGATGCTGGACGGCTTCATGATGTACCTCCTCTCGGCCGCTGGTGACATCCTCAACCAGGAGCACACCAAGGTGCACCAGGACATGAGCCAGCCCCTGTGCCACTActtcatctcctcctcccacaaCACCTACCTGACCCGCAACCAGATCGGTGGCACCAGCAGCACCGAAGCCTATGTCAG GGCACTGATGGCGGGATGCCGTTGTGTGGAGCTGGACTGCTGGGAGGGCTCCGATGGGGAACCTGTCGTCTACCATGGCCACACGCTCACCTCCAAAATCCTTTTCCGCGATGTCATTGAGAGCATCCGTGACTACGCCTTCAAG caatCACCCTACCCCGTCATCCTGTCCCTGGAGAACCACtgtgggctggagcagcaggcCACCATGGCCCGGCACATGAAGGCCATCCTGGGGGACATGCTGCTGATGCAGCCGCTGGAGGGGCAGGACCCCCACAACCTCCCGTCCCCGGAG CAGCTGAAGGGGAAGGTCCTGGTGAAGGGCAAGAAGCTGCCAGAGTCATGGCACGAGCCCCAGGGTGTCACCTCCCTTCTGGaccctgaggaggaggaagaggaggaggaggaagaggaagaggaggagaagctgcaggaGAGAAGCAGCCGGCGG tcGCTGCAGTCGCTGCAGGAGATCAAACCTCTGCAG GCCAAGGACGCATCACAGGTGGCCCCGGAGCTGTCGGCCGTGGTGGTGTACTGCCAGGCTGTCCCCTTCCCCGGCCTGGCCCACGCCCTGCGCCACCCCCGGCCCTGCGAGATGTCCTCCTTCAGCGAGAGGAAGGCTCGGAAGCTCATCAAGGAGGCGG GCCCGGCGCTGGTCCGGTATAACGCCCGGCAGCTCAGCCGCGTCTACCCGCTGGGGCTGAAGATGAACTCCTCCAACTACAACCCCCAGGAGATGTGGAACGCCGGCTGCCAACTGG TGGCCCTCAACTTCCAGACGCCGGGCTACGAGATGGACCTGAACGCCGGGCGCTTCCTGGGCAACGGGTGCTGTGGCTACGTGCTGAAGCCCCCCTGCCTGC AGCCCCCCGGAGAGGGGCGCCGCCGCCTGGCACTGCACGTCAGG GTGATCACGGCGCAGCAGCTGCCCAAGCTGaacagggagaaggggagctCCATCGTGGACCCCTTCGTGCGGGTGGAGATCCACGGCGTCCCGGCCGactgcagcaagcagcagacGCACCACAAGCTCAACAACG GCTTCAACCCACGCTGGGAGGAGACGCTGAGCTTCCAGCTGCAGGCACCCGAGCTGGCCCTGGTACGCTTCGTGGTGGAGGACTACGACAGCACCTCCTGCAACGACTTCGTGGGGCAGTTCACCCTGCCCCTGGCCAGCATGCGGGAAG GGTATCGTCACATCCATCTGCTCTCCAAGGACGGGGCGTCCCTGTCCCCCGCCACGCTCTTCGTGCACGTTCGATGCAAGAGCCTGTGA